Proteins encoded within one genomic window of Streptomyces sp. NBC_01314:
- the soxR gene encoding redox-sensitive transcriptional activator SoxR — MPQIPEKIHELTVGQLSARSGAAVSALHFYESKGLISSRRTTGNQRRYSRDALRRVAFVRAAQRVGIPLATIREALAELPEERTPTREDWAHLSEVWRSELDERIKQLNRLRDHLTDCIGCGCLSLATCVLSNPDDVFGERQSGSRL; from the coding sequence GTGCCCCAGATCCCTGAGAAGATCCACGAGTTGACCGTCGGCCAGCTGTCGGCCCGTAGCGGTGCCGCCGTCTCCGCGCTGCACTTCTACGAGTCCAAGGGGCTGATCAGCAGCCGCCGCACCACGGGCAACCAGCGCCGCTACAGCCGTGACGCCCTGCGCCGCGTCGCCTTCGTCCGGGCCGCGCAGCGCGTCGGCATCCCGCTCGCCACGATCCGCGAGGCGCTCGCCGAGCTGCCCGAGGAGCGGACGCCGACCCGCGAGGACTGGGCCCACCTCTCCGAGGTCTGGCGGTCCGAGCTGGACGAGCGGATCAAGCAGCTCAACCGGCTGCGCGACCACCTGACCGACTGCATCGGCTGTGGCTGCCTGTCCCTGGCCACTTGCGTGCTGTCCAACCCCGACGACGTCTTCGGCGAACGGCAGAGCGGCTCCCGCCTCTAG
- a CDS encoding RNA ligase (ATP), whose translation MSTLRVTAEVLTIHEHPNADALELAQVGLYRAVVAKGVYRTGDTAVYVPEQSVLPAALIEELGLTGRLAGSRSDRVKAVRLRGELSQGIVCRPRALADVDLTAAVTDGTDFAERLGIVKWAPPIPPTMNGEVESAPDLLPWVDIENIQRYPDIFTPGERIVLTEKLHGTACLVTYFTEDGRVQVSSKGFGSKSLALKEDPRNLYWRAVHGHRVTEAAARLAERLGARRVGVFGEVYGAGVQDLSYGADGRRDTLGYAVFDVSADIDGQVRWLDSAELSELLDGELPLVPRLYEGPYAIERVLEVADGRETVSGHDLHLREGVVIRSATERYSPVTGGRAVAKAVSPAYLTRKGGTEYE comes from the coding sequence ATGTCGACGCTGCGTGTCACCGCCGAAGTGCTGACGATCCACGAACACCCGAACGCCGACGCACTCGAACTGGCCCAGGTCGGCCTGTACCGAGCCGTCGTGGCGAAGGGCGTGTACCGCACCGGTGACACCGCCGTCTACGTCCCCGAGCAGTCCGTGCTCCCGGCCGCGCTGATCGAGGAGCTGGGGCTGACCGGACGGCTCGCGGGGAGCAGGTCGGACCGGGTGAAGGCGGTACGGCTGCGGGGCGAGCTGTCGCAGGGCATCGTCTGCCGTCCGCGGGCGCTCGCGGACGTGGACCTGACGGCGGCCGTCACGGACGGCACGGACTTCGCGGAGCGGCTCGGCATCGTCAAATGGGCGCCGCCGATCCCGCCCACCATGAACGGCGAGGTCGAGTCGGCGCCGGATCTGCTGCCCTGGGTCGACATCGAGAACATCCAGCGCTATCCCGACATCTTCACGCCCGGCGAGCGGATCGTCCTGACGGAGAAGCTGCACGGCACGGCCTGCCTGGTGACGTACTTCACCGAGGACGGCCGCGTCCAGGTGTCCTCGAAGGGCTTCGGCTCGAAGTCCCTCGCGCTGAAGGAGGACCCGCGCAACCTGTACTGGCGTGCCGTCCACGGCCACCGGGTCACCGAAGCCGCGGCCCGGCTCGCCGAGCGGCTGGGGGCGCGCCGGGTCGGCGTCTTCGGTGAGGTGTACGGCGCCGGGGTGCAGGACCTGTCGTACGGCGCCGACGGCCGTCGCGACACGCTCGGTTACGCCGTGTTCGACGTCTCCGCCGACATCGACGGCCAGGTCCGCTGGCTGGACTCGGCCGAGCTGTCCGAGCTGCTCGACGGCGAACTGCCGCTGGTGCCGAGGCTGTACGAGGGCCCGTACGCCATCGAGCGGGTGCTGGAGGTGGCCGACGGCCGGGAGACGGTCTCCGGGCACGATCTGCATCTGCGTGAGGGGGTCGTGATCCGGTCGGCCACCGAGCGGTACAGCCCGGTGACCGGCGGGCGGGCCGTCGCGAAGGCGGTCAGCCCCGCGTATCTGACCCGCAAGGGCGGCACCGAGTACGAGTGA
- a CDS encoding MaoC family dehydratase, with protein sequence MAEPRIFTSAEELKAAVGEQLGYSDWLEVDQKRIDLFAEATGDHQWIHVDPEKAATGPFGTTIAHGYLTLSLLPLLVPQVLKVDNVRMGVNYGTNKVRFPAPVPVGSRLRATAALQEVTEVGGGVQVTAAVLVEREGGDKPVCVAESVSRYYF encoded by the coding sequence ATGGCAGAGCCGAGGATCTTCACATCCGCCGAGGAACTGAAGGCGGCGGTGGGTGAGCAGCTGGGGTACAGCGACTGGCTGGAGGTCGACCAGAAGCGGATCGATCTGTTCGCCGAGGCCACCGGTGACCACCAGTGGATCCACGTGGACCCGGAGAAGGCGGCGACAGGACCCTTCGGGACGACCATCGCCCACGGCTATCTGACCCTGTCGTTGCTGCCGTTGCTCGTTCCTCAGGTGCTCAAGGTCGACAACGTGAGGATGGGCGTCAACTACGGCACCAACAAGGTCCGCTTTCCGGCGCCGGTGCCGGTCGGTTCTCGGCTGCGCGCCACGGCGGCCCTCCAGGAGGTCACGGAGGTCGGCGGCGGCGTGCAGGTCACGGCCGCGGTCCTCGTGGAGCGCGAGGGCGGGGACAAGCCGGTGTGTGTGGCGGAGTCGGTGTCCCGGTACTACTTCTGA